The Candidatus Lernaella stagnicola sequence CTGAACCAGGTCGAAGACGCGGCCTGCGTCGTGTACTACCGCAACAACGGCGACGGCACTTTCACCAACGCCTCCGCCGAAGCCGGCCTGGACGAGGCGATGTACGGCGCGATGTCCATGTTTGTCGATTACGACAACGACGGCGACGAAGACCTCTTTGCCATCGTGCAAGTCCCCGAAGATACGGGCGACGATGACGACGACACCACGGGCGACGACGACACCGCGGGCGATGACGACACCGCGGGCGATGACGACACCGCGGGCGACGACGACACCACGCCCAAAGCCGGCAAAGACGACCACGGCTACCGCAACCAAATCATGCTCAACGACGGCACCGGTCACTTTGAGCTGTTGGCCGACCACGGCCTGGAAGTCGACGCCGGTTTCTCCTCGGCGAGCTTCGGCGACTACGATCACGACGGCTATCTGGACCTCTACATCGGCGCGTGGCTCATCGAATATCCGTACGCTCCGTCCTATCCCGACCACTTGTTCCAGAACGACGGCGACGGCACCTTCACCGACGTGTCCGACACCACCGACATTTGGGACGACGTCGACGCGGCGCCCTCCTACGGCGTGACTTGGGTCGATTTCAACGACGATGGTTGGTACGACATCTTCGTGTCGAACTACGGCCGGGTCAGCAACTTCCTTTTCGAAAACAAGGGCGACGGCACATTCGTGGATATGGCGCGTGAGAAGAAGATCAATCGCCCAGGCAACTCCGGCGCCGGTAACACCTTCGGCACCGATTTCGGCGACTGGAACAACGATGGCTACTTCGACGCCTTCATGAACGATATCGCGCACCCGCGCTATCAGCCGGGCAGCGGAACCTCGAGCATCAATCTCAACGACGGGCCGCCGGACTACGCCTTCACGATCATGAACGACGAACTCGGCTTCCATCCGGAAGAGGGCGATGTCGATCCCAGCTTCTTTGATTACAACAACGACGGTCGTCTCGACGCGTACATCTCCACGCTCTACGGCGGGCACTTCAGCCGGCTTTATGAGCAGCAGGAAGACGGCACGATGCTCGACGTTTCCTATTGGGCGGGCGTCTCCGTGCACGATTGCACCGGCAACGCCTGGGCCGATTTCGACGGCGACGGCGATATCGACCTGCTGGCCGGGCATCGTTCTGACGGCGGCGGCGCGCGCGTTTTCCGTAACGACCTGGACAACGATTTCAATTGGGCGGAGTTCAAGCTGATCGGCACGACGTCCAACCGTGATGCGATCGGGGCGAAAATCACGGTCATCTCCGGCGACCTGACGCAGGTACGCTACGTACAGGGCCCGCGCGGCCATTACGGCGCGCAACCGATGTTGACGCAGCACTTCGGGCTGGGGCTCGAAGCGGCCATCGACCAGGTGGAAGTGCGGTGGCCCAACGGCGACACGCAAACCTGGAGCGGTTTGACCGTCAATCAAATTCATCAATTGACCGAGGGTGATCCCGGAAGCAAGTTATAAACGTACGAACATAGGAATCGCGTTCACGCACCGCCACGTTAAGGCGGATTGCGGAAGCGCGGCCCCTTTCCTTGCTTGGGGTTGCGTGTTACATAACCGTATTCCAGCTCTTGGGGGTTAGTGGGGTTATGACCAAGAAAAACACCAAAGCAAAAGCGCAACGACGCGCCAAGCAGTTGATGAAGAAGCGGGCGAAGCTGAAACTTCGGCAAAAAACCCGGGTCGTCGGCCACTTGGCGATGACGGAAAACGCTATCCAACATCAGATGCTCAGCGAATTCGGCAACGTCGAAAATTTCGTGCGTAACATCGGCGCGCTGGCCGAACTGATGCGCGAGGACGAAGACCTCAAAACCCTGCGCTACGATGCCGACAAGGTGTACGAGGGCTTTGATCTCGCCGCCGACCGTGACGCCCTGGAAGATCTGTACTCCGACACCGAGGATTTCACGTACTACGGAGAAGATTTCCAAGATTTCTGGCGCGACAAGAGGCGCGATATCCTCAAGGACTTGGTGACCGAGGAATTAATCGAACGTGCTGACAAGATCCTCAAGAAATTGCTGCTCACCAAAAAGGGACACAAAAAAGAATACCGCGCCGTCATGGCCGGACAACTGTTGGTTCGATCTCATCGGGTTGCGTTGTCACCCACCGACGCGCCATTGGAAGACAATAATTTGTGGGAACTGATTCTGCTGGCCACATTGAAGGAAAATCCGCGTGATTTGCCGGAACCGGCCCCCGCCGAAAACGGGGACGCCGAAGACGACGAAACACTCACTGAACCCGGCACCGTCAAAGGGGAGGACGAAACGCCGGAAGAAAGTGATTCCGGAGGCGAACCAAACGAAGGAGCATAGCTTGTGCCGAAACAAGTTTTTCTGAATCTCCCCGACGTTGCTCAAGACAAAATCCTTCAGGCCGTCGCAGAGGCCTTCGTGGATAAGGGCCTGCGTAACACCTCCGCCGAAGACGTCGCCCATCGCCTGAACGTACAGGTGGACGTCCTGGATCGCTATTTCGACGGCGTGCGCGACATGCTGGCCGCCGTTCTCGGCAGAGCCATTCAGTATTTCAATCAAGCCTATATTGAAGTCGGCAAGCTACAGAAACCCTTTTGGGAACGCGTCGAGTTCCTCTTTTCCTTCGCCTCCCGTCGGGGATTCCGCTTCCAGGCCTTTTTCAACACCTACATCAACGTGTTCGCCAGCGGCATGCCCGACATGGCCCAAGCGACCTTCGACCGCTTCGAGGGACGGGCCGCGCTGTTCTTCCAAAACCTGATTCTTTCCGGCGTGCAGGAAGGGGCGCTGCGCGACGATATGGATGTCGCCTACATGGCGCTGCACTTTCAACTCGTCACCCGCATGATGATCACGCGCCGGTTTCACCCCATGTTCCGGGCGCGCTCCGTGGCCTACTTCCCTGAAATTACAATGAATGAGGACGGTGACGAGCGATTCGTCGAGCGTTCGCTGACCTTTCTCAAGGCGCTTTACACAAGCTGACCCGCCGAGCCGGCCCCGAGATTTTGTGCCCAATCCCAAGGCAAAATAACCCCCTGTCGCCGCTTGTCGCCTTGCCGTTTCCGGTCGCCGGTGGGGGCGGCGAAGCCCTTATTGACGGGGGGCTGAGCGCCCAGGGGACGTTTTACCCTTGTCAGCAAAGGAAAAAATGTGACCTCCGTGACGATTTTCCTTGACCATAGGCTTTCGAAAGTGATATCGAAAATTCACCCAACGGTTTTACCAAAACGAGGAGATGGAAGATGGCTACGCCCAAAAAACCAATGACCAAAGCCCAAATCACTGCCTACTTCGCCGAGAAGTTCGAGCTGCCGAAGAAATCGGCCGCCGCGATTCTCGAAGAATTGGCCGCCCTGGCGGTCAGTGAAACGAAGAAAATGGGCGCCTTCACGATTCCCGGCGTCGGCAAGCTGTCCAAGACCCGCCGCAAGGCGCGCAAGGGCCGCAACCCGGCAACCGGCGAACCGATCAAGATTCCGGCCAAGACTGTCGTAAAAATGCGTCTGGCCAAGGCGTTCAAAGACGGCGTCGTACCGCCCAAGGTCTAACGACAACGAAGATCCGAATGATCTGGCCGGCCCGAACCTCACGGTTCGGGCCTTTCTTGTATCGGCGGCAACCTTCTTGTCCTTGCCCGAGCGCGGGAATCGTATTAAGTTCTAGCTGTTTTCGTCCTAGTATTTGTGCGTCGGCGTATGCAATCCGTGATCCCGGGATGGGTTCGCCGACAGGGAGCGATGAACTCGTCGATGAAACGCTATGCCCCCCACATACTCTCGCTGGTCATGGTATTCCTGTTGCTTGGTTGCGGCGGCTTGATCAAAAAAGCCACCCAGCCGATGGTCGACAACCTCACGACGGCCGTGATGAAACAAACCGACCCGCAACTCGTCCGCGATGGCGCGCCCGCCTATTTGCTGATGGCCGACGCCCTCGTGGAAGGGTCGCCCGATGATCCCGACGCCCTGCTCGCCGCCGCCAACCTCTATTCCATGTACGCCTCCGCGTTCGTCGTCGGTCATGACAACGCCCGCGCCGCCGTGCTGGGTGCCCGTGCTCGCGATTACGCCTTTCGCGCCGCCGCCGTGCTAAAACCCCGCTTCGGCGAACTAGCCCACAAGCCCTACAAAGAGTTTGCGCCGGTGGCCGCTGATTTCGAAGCGGGCGACGAGCGACTGCTGTTTTTGGTCATCAGCACCTGGGCCGCCGTCGTACAGGCCAACAGCGGCGACTACGACCAATTGGCCGACATCGCCAAGATCCAACTGCTGACCGAACGGCTTCTCGAGCTGGATGAAACCTACTTCTACGGCGCGCCCCACTTGGCGATGGGTTCGCTGCACTCTATCCTGCCCCCCGCCCTGGGTGGCAACGCCGCTGCGGCGCGAAAGCATTTCGAACGAGCTTTGGAAATCGGCGAAGGCCGGTTTTTGTCTGCGTACGTGATGTACGCCGAGCAATATGCGAAAAAAACCTTCGACAAAGAACTCTTTGTATCGTTGTTAAAAAAAGTGGAAGAAACGCCCGCCGCCGTCGTGCCTGAACTGACGTTGGTCAACACCTTGGCCAAACAGCAAGCTGCCGAGTTGTTGGCCGGGGCCGACGAATATTTTGACTAGGGAGATGGCTGAATGAAAAAATGGATGATCGTATTTGTCATTGTATGTGTGCTTGGATTCACTTTTGTTGTCTGGCCCGCCCCGGCCGCCAATCAAATTACGCTTAAAATCGCCACAATCGCTCCGAAAAACACGGACCTGCTCGACGCCCTCGACGAGGTCGATAAGGAACTGCGGCAACGCACCGACGGCCGCGTCGGCCTGCGGGTCTACCCGGGCGGTGTCATGGGAAATGACGCCGACGTCATGCGCCGGATGCGCACCGGCCAGTTGCACGGCTCCACCTTTACCGCCGGCGGCTTGCGCACGATCGACTCGAACTATCAGGCGCTGACCATGCCGATGCTCTTCCGGAGTTACGAAGAAGTCGACGCCGTGCGCGCCAAATTCGAACAACGCCTCACGCAGCAACTCGAAGCCAAGGGCATGGTCTCCTTCGGCATGATGGAGACCGGCTTTGCCTACATGATGAGCACCAAGCCCCTGCACACGCTCGAGGACCTGCGCGGCCGCAAGATCTGGGTGCCCGAGGGCGACGTCGTCGGCGAGCGCGTCTTCCGCAAACTCGGCGTGCCGCCCGTGTACCGGCCCATTTCCGACGTGCTCACCGGCCTTCAAACCGGCTTGCTCGACACCGTCACCAACTCGCCGGTCGGCACCATCCTGTTGCAGTGGTTCACCAAGGTCGACTACGTCGTCGACAACCCGTTGCTCTACACCTACGGCACCATCGGCATCCCCACCAACGCGTGGAACAAAATACCGGCCGCCGACCGGCCCGTGGTGCGCGAGGTCTTCAACCGCCTCGCCAAGCGGATCAACCAACAAACCCGGCAAAGCAACGCCGAAGCGCGCGAGACCCTGAAAAAAGAGGGCCTCAAGTTCATCCGGATCAACGACTCCGAATTGCCGAAAATGGAAAAGCTGGCGCGTGAAGCCATCGACGACATCGTGGCCGAAGGCAAATTCGACGGCGCGCTCGTGAACGAAATCCGCGCCACCGTGCAAGCCATGCGCTAAAGAAGAACGGAACCCCGATGAGCGACAAGCGCCCGCCGGCCGTTATACGTTTCTTGCACGCGGTGGAAAACACCGCGCTGGTGGCCGTGCTTTCGATCATGATCGTGCTTTCCTTCGGCCAGATTCTCATGCGCAACTTCTTCGGGGTGAGCTACGCCTGGCTTGATCCACTGCTGCGTTTTCTCGTCTTGTGGGTCGCCATGCTCGGGGCGATGGTCGCCACCCGCGAAGACCACCACATCAGCATCGACGTGCTTTCGTTTCTGGTCACGGGTCGCGGCAAAGCCATACTGCGCATCGTAACCGACTTGTTCACCGCGACGGTGGCCGTACTGCTTACTCACGCCTCGGTGCGCTTCATCACCGATGAGTTCGCCGGCGGCGCGAAGGCCTTCGGTGGGGTCCCCACTTGGGTCGCCGAGTTGATTCTCCCCATCGCCTTCGGCGTGATCGCCCTGCGCTTCGGCTATTTCTTCCTTCGTCACTCGTGGCAGGCGATTCGCGGCGTGACAGAACCGGCCGAAGCTGTTGAAGACGACGCGGCCGCCAAAAAGGACGAGGCATGATTATTCCCCTCGTCCTGCTGCTGCTGGCTCTGTTGGGCGCACCGCTGTTTGCGATCATCGCCGCCAGCGCGCTCAACGGCTTCCACGGCGGCGGCATCGACACCACCGTCGTCATCCTGGAGATCAACCGGCTGACCGAAACCCCGCTGCTGGTCGCCATCCCCTTGTTTACCTTCGCCGGCTACCTGATGGGCGAGTCCAACACACCCCAACGCCTGCTGCGCCTGTCCCACGCCGCCTTGGGCTGGATGCCCGGCGGGCTGGCGGTCGTGACCATGGCCGTGTGCGCCGTGTTCACCGCGCTCACCGGCGCATCGGGCGTGACGATCATCGCCATGGGCGCCTTGCTCTACCCGGCCCTCAAAGCCGAAGGCTACCCCGAAAAGTTCACCCTCGGCGCCATCACTACCTCGGGCAGCCTGGGCCTGCTTTTTCCTCCGGCCATTCCGCTGATCCTCTACGGCATCATCGCGCACACGAGTATCGACAAACTCTTCGCCGCCGGCGTGATACCCGGCGTGCTGATGGTGACGCTGCTCTCCGGATGGGGAATGATCACCGCGACGCGCGCGAAGATCCCGCTCTTGAAATTCAATTGGCGGGAACTGGGCCGTGCCGTCTACGCCGCCGGGTGGGAAGTCCCGCTGCCGGTCATCGTGCTGGGCGGCATCTACAGCGGCATTCTCGCCATCTCCGAAGCCGCCGCGGTCACCGCCTTTTACGTGTTGGTCGTCGAGGTGTTCATCTACCGCGAGATTCCGATTCGCCGGCTGCCCGGCGTGATGGTCAAGAGCATGACCCTCGTCGGCGGCATCCTGATTATCCTGGGCGCCAGCCTCGCCTCGACGAATTATCTCATCGATCAGCAAGTGCCGATGAAGCTGTTCGACTTCGTCAAAGACCACATTTCCAGCAAGCTGACCTTCTTGATCATCCTCAACCTCTTCTTGCTGGTCTTGGGCATGATTCTCGATATCTTCTCGGCCATCGTGCTGATCGTGCCGCTGATTCTGCCGATCGCCACCAGCTACGGCGTCGACCCGGTGCACCTGGGCATCATTATTCTGGCCAATATGCAAATCGGCTATTGCACGCCGCCGGTGGGGATGAACCTCTTTATCGCCAGCTACCGCTTTAAGCAGCCCGTCGTGAAATTGTACCTGGCCTCGTTGCCCTTCCTGGCGATCCTGCTGGGCGTCGTGCTGATCATTACCTACTGGCCGGGCCTGTCACTCTTCCTCGCCGGGTTTGTGGACTGACTTTTCAGGAGCGGAAAATACTTCTTGTAAAGTGCCGATTTTTTGACTATTTTCTTATTCAAGGAACAACTCGCGAGGGGATTTGATGCGCCTTCAAGACATTGCGTTGTTAAAATGTGTCGAAGAAGCGGGCAATCTTGATGGTCGAAAACGTCTCCAAAAGACGATGTTCTTTTTGAAGCAGTATGGGTATCCCGTCGCCAATACATATTTCATTCATTATTTCGGACCGTATTCAGCAGAGTTGGCGGAGCGTGTTGACGACCTGACGAATCAAGACCTGCTGGAAGAGAAATGTGACGAACCCGGCAACGGTTTTACAGAGTATCATTATTCCCTTTCAGACACGGGTTTGGAAAAGCTTCCGGAAATTTTTCAGGGCGTAACCGAAGAACAACAAAGCCTTATTGAAGAAATGGCGCAAGAATTTGTCGACCTTAAACAACATGACGTGTTTGTTCTTGAGATGGCGTCAACCATTTTATATTGGCTCGATTGGGGAATGAACTGGGAAGAAGCAGTCGCCACAATGGTCCGTGCAAAAGCTGTCGACAAAAACCACGACAATTACGTGAAAGCAATAGACCTCGCTAAAACCGCGTTCAATAGGATTACAGAAAACAAACATTAGGAGCAGCCGTTGTCGCAAAAAGTTATTCGCGACCCGGTCTACGATCACATTTACATCTGTGAAGAAAACGAAAAGTTAATTCTTGACCTACTTCAATGTGCGGAAGTTCAACGTCTCCGTCGAATTCGCCAACTTGGCGTTAGCCATCTGACGTATCCGGGTGCCGAGCACAGCCGGTTTGGGCATTCTCTGGGTGCGTTCCATCTGATGAAGACGGCTCTTGAATATGTGAAAAAAAATCAACCGGCCCTGATACTTGGTGAATTTATTGAACTTGCGGCAAAAGCCGCGGCATTATTACACGATGTAGGTCATGGTCCATTTTCGCACGCGCTTGAAGAAGAATTCGGCGGAAAACATGAAATGTGGACGAAACGAATTATCGAAGACGCCGAAACGGAAGTAAACGGCGTCCTCAAAGATCATTCCGCCAGCCTTCCCGATATTATTACTCAGTTACTAACCGAACCGGAACCTAAGTATACTTGGATAAAAAGCCTACTCAGTAGTCAATTAGACGTTGACCGCATGGATTATTTATTGCGTGACTCGATGTACTGCGGCGTGGGATACGGCCGGTTTGATTATCGCTGGCTTTTTCACACGATGCGCGTCGACGATCGGAAGGCTTCCGACAAGCGACGAATTTTCCAAACATGCTGGGAAGAGAAGGCCCACCGGGTGATTGAGCAATATATTTTCGCCCGCTATTATATGTATTGGAACGTCTACTTCCATAAAACAACACGTGGCTATGAACGCCTTGCTTCGACAATTATTAGCCGTGTAAAAGATCTTGTTAAACAGAATAGCCAACCCGAGTTTACTCACGCCGCAGTTTCAAAATTGTTCGCAAACACAGCGCCCGGTCTGACGGACTATCTCACCCTAGATGATCATGTTTTGCTTTCACAAATAAATTGGTGGGCGCGCCACGCGAAAGATAACATTTTAAAAGATTTGTGCGACAGGTTCATCAATCGTCGAGGATTGAAGCCGGTAAAAGTACCGGGACGGCACGACCAATCGCCCCGTGATCAAAAAGACCGAGATAAGAAAGCTCAGGAATTTCTGCGTCAAAGAGATTTCGTGCCAGAATATTATTTACTGGACGATCTAACATCCACAGTAGCTTATGTTCCCTATACCGTGGAAAGAACCGACGCCGAACAATCAGCGGGAAACGCAATTTTGATTCATAAAAACGATAAATTGGTGGAAATCAGCCAACTTCCGGAAATGAGTCGGTTGAAAGCCGTTACCGGTCAAAAAGAGCAACAAGTGTTTTTCTATGTTCCCGAGACGTGCCGCCACGGTGTGTCGCGCATCCTGAACGGATGAATCCTGTTTATCACGTGATAACCGCCACAGCCCGCCACCCCGACAAGCGTTTCGCGTAATCATCGACGAGCATCTGCGCTTCCGCCGCGAGCAACAACGACTGCGCGTCGGGGACCATCAGGTTTAGTCTGGCCCTTGGCGGCCCGATTGTGGCAAGCTGACGCCCATGGATATCATTCTACTGCATGCGTTGGCGCAAACCGGCGAGGGCCCGCCGGAAACCAACGTCACCGGCGTGTTTCCGCCCCTTGGCTTGGC is a genomic window containing:
- a CDS encoding TRAP transporter large permease subunit; its protein translation is MIIPLVLLLLALLGAPLFAIIAASALNGFHGGGIDTTVVILEINRLTETPLLVAIPLFTFAGYLMGESNTPQRLLRLSHAALGWMPGGLAVVTMAVCAVFTALTGASGVTIIAMGALLYPALKAEGYPEKFTLGAITTSGSLGLLFPPAIPLILYGIIAHTSIDKLFAAGVIPGVLMVTLLSGWGMITATRAKIPLLKFNWRELGRAVYAAGWEVPLPVIVLGGIYSGILAISEAAAVTAFYVLVVEVFIYREIPIRRLPGVMVKSMTLVGGILIILGASLASTNYLIDQQVPMKLFDFVKDHISSKLTFLIILNLFLLVLGMILDIFSAIVLIVPLILPIATSYGVDPVHLGIIILANMQIGYCTPPVGMNLFIASYRFKQPVVKLYLASLPFLAILLGVVLIITYWPGLSLFLAGFVD
- a CDS encoding CRTAC1 family protein; this translates as MRRFWLLVLIALLAASLFVAACDDDDDDDNDDNTPPPGDDDTAGDDDDSAEPDICGDPVLNLYAEYCPDYNDPCVATPYVYNDDQNDDGASIHNLVTGEVEAKRFKFQAPFHIETIKLKFRYGGGTARIHLYGDLLGSVPQYVPWTDMVETIEYTEPIDIEVTDPGWYEIDVRDRNLMFLPGTAVWVGFEHLQDDGMPELYYSGTEDPYLWSRYYQHDFFSESGFRWNWVAPHSNSYRHYMMRLGGTSFCEMENGTTFTDITDASGLEVAGDGQHRTGWADVDGDGDQDIVLTRLNQVEDAACVVYYRNNGDGTFTNASAEAGLDEAMYGAMSMFVDYDNDGDEDLFAIVQVPEDTGDDDDDTTGDDDTAGDDDTAGDDDTAGDDDTTPKAGKDDHGYRNQIMLNDGTGHFELLADHGLEVDAGFSSASFGDYDHDGYLDLYIGAWLIEYPYAPSYPDHLFQNDGDGTFTDVSDTTDIWDDVDAAPSYGVTWVDFNDDGWYDIFVSNYGRVSNFLFENKGDGTFVDMAREKKINRPGNSGAGNTFGTDFGDWNNDGYFDAFMNDIAHPRYQPGSGTSSINLNDGPPDYAFTIMNDELGFHPEEGDVDPSFFDYNNDGRLDAYISTLYGGHFSRLYEQQEDGTMLDVSYWAGVSVHDCTGNAWADFDGDGDIDLLAGHRSDGGGARVFRNDLDNDFNWAEFKLIGTTSNRDAIGAKITVISGDLTQVRYVQGPRGHYGAQPMLTQHFGLGLEAAIDQVEVRWPNGDTQTWSGLTVNQIHQLTEGDPGSKL
- a CDS encoding HD domain-containing protein; the encoded protein is MSQKVIRDPVYDHIYICEENEKLILDLLQCAEVQRLRRIRQLGVSHLTYPGAEHSRFGHSLGAFHLMKTALEYVKKNQPALILGEFIELAAKAAALLHDVGHGPFSHALEEEFGGKHEMWTKRIIEDAETEVNGVLKDHSASLPDIITQLLTEPEPKYTWIKSLLSSQLDVDRMDYLLRDSMYCGVGYGRFDYRWLFHTMRVDDRKASDKRRIFQTCWEEKAHRVIEQYIFARYYMYWNVYFHKTTRGYERLASTIISRVKDLVKQNSQPEFTHAAVSKLFANTAPGLTDYLTLDDHVLLSQINWWARHAKDNILKDLCDRFINRRGLKPVKVPGRHDQSPRDQKDRDKKAQEFLRQRDFVPEYYLLDDLTSTVAYVPYTVERTDAEQSAGNAILIHKNDKLVEISQLPEMSRLKAVTGQKEQQVFFYVPETCRHGVSRILNG
- a CDS encoding TetR family transcriptional regulator codes for the protein MPKQVFLNLPDVAQDKILQAVAEAFVDKGLRNTSAEDVAHRLNVQVDVLDRYFDGVRDMLAAVLGRAIQYFNQAYIEVGKLQKPFWERVEFLFSFASRRGFRFQAFFNTYINVFASGMPDMAQATFDRFEGRAALFFQNLILSGVQEGALRDDMDVAYMALHFQLVTRMMITRRFHPMFRARSVAYFPEITMNEDGDERFVERSLTFLKALYTS
- the dctP gene encoding TRAP transporter substrate-binding protein DctP, translated to MKKWMIVFVIVCVLGFTFVVWPAPAANQITLKIATIAPKNTDLLDALDEVDKELRQRTDGRVGLRVYPGGVMGNDADVMRRMRTGQLHGSTFTAGGLRTIDSNYQALTMPMLFRSYEEVDAVRAKFEQRLTQQLEAKGMVSFGMMETGFAYMMSTKPLHTLEDLRGRKIWVPEGDVVGERVFRKLGVPPVYRPISDVLTGLQTGLLDTVTNSPVGTILLQWFTKVDYVVDNPLLYTYGTIGIPTNAWNKIPAADRPVVREVFNRLAKRINQQTRQSNAEARETLKKEGLKFIRINDSELPKMEKLAREAIDDIVAEGKFDGALVNEIRATVQAMR
- a CDS encoding TRAP transporter TatT component family protein — encoded protein: MKRYAPHILSLVMVFLLLGCGGLIKKATQPMVDNLTTAVMKQTDPQLVRDGAPAYLLMADALVEGSPDDPDALLAAANLYSMYASAFVVGHDNARAAVLGARARDYAFRAAAVLKPRFGELAHKPYKEFAPVAADFEAGDERLLFLVISTWAAVVQANSGDYDQLADIAKIQLLTERLLELDETYFYGAPHLAMGSLHSILPPALGGNAAAARKHFERALEIGEGRFLSAYVMYAEQYAKKTFDKELFVSLLKKVEETPAAVVPELTLVNTLAKQQAAELLAGADEYFD
- a CDS encoding HU family DNA-binding protein; its protein translation is MATPKKPMTKAQITAYFAEKFELPKKSAAAILEELAALAVSETKKMGAFTIPGVGKLSKTRRKARKGRNPATGEPIKIPAKTVVKMRLAKAFKDGVVPPKV
- a CDS encoding TRAP transporter small permease, with translation MSDKRPPAVIRFLHAVENTALVAVLSIMIVLSFGQILMRNFFGVSYAWLDPLLRFLVLWVAMLGAMVATREDHHISIDVLSFLVTGRGKAILRIVTDLFTATVAVLLTHASVRFITDEFAGGAKAFGGVPTWVAELILPIAFGVIALRFGYFFLRHSWQAIRGVTEPAEAVEDDAAAKKDEA